From a region of the Sminthopsis crassicaudata isolate SCR6 chromosome 6, ASM4859323v1, whole genome shotgun sequence genome:
- the LOC141547366 gene encoding LOW QUALITY PROTEIN: vomeronasal type-1 receptor 4-like (The sequence of the model RefSeq protein was modified relative to this genomic sequence to represent the inferred CDS: inserted 1 base in 1 codon), translating into MSSQKDSLAIVYLTMLFFGVLGNMSLLYLHIHKFITAHRKRLISLIIINMAFAHVLMILCRGFSTIITNWKWLSFLDETMGKILIYLIRVTRGLSLCSTCLLSVIQAITISPSSLKWAQLKTRTQKCIPSCCMLSWIFNLFDIAAPMNYSSPRNRSNERWRIGHISFDLQAMNIIKTLICQSVVDTLFVGLMVGSSGYMVFILHTHNQRVQHIHSINSSLRASPETRATKAILMLVVTFLCFNSVSSPFVIYIASAAETSHWVLRFTVALSMFYPIISPIVLITTDTQKPRXFCFSLMFKEFFSRRTLQLKNVREKEKNQHKLG; encoded by the exons ATGAGCTCTCAAAAAGATAGTCTGGCCATTGTCTACTTGACCATGCTTTTCTTTGGAGTTCTGGGCAACATGTCTCTTCTTTATCTACACATTCACAAGTTCATCACTGCTCACAGGAAAAGACTCATCAGCCTGATCATCATAAATATGGCCTTTGCCCATGTCTTAATGATTCTTTGTAGGGGCTTCTCTACAATAATAACCAATTGGAAATGGTTATCTTTCCTAGATGAAACAATGGGTAAAATCTTAATTTATCTCATAAGAGTGACCCGAGGCCTTTCTCTTTGCAGCACCTGCCTCCTGAGTGTCATCCAGGCCATCACTATCAGCCCCAGCAGCCTTAAGTGGGCACAACTTAAAACTAGAACCCAAAAGTGTATTCCTTCCTGCTGTATGCTCAGCTGGATTTTCAATCTTTTTGATATTGCTGCACCTATGAATTATAGTAGTCCAAGAAACAGAAGTAATGAAAGGTGGAGGATTGGGCATATTTCTTTTGACTTACAAGCCATGAATATTATAAAAACCTTAATTTGTCAGTCAGTTGTTGATACTCTGTTTGTGGGTCTCATGGTTGGTTCAAGTGGCTATATGGTATTTATCTTGCACACACACAACCAGAGAGTCCAACACATTCACAGCATCAACTCCTCCCTCAGAGCATCCCCTGAGACTAGAGCCACCAAAGCTATCTTGATGCTGGTGGTCAcatttctttgctttaattcagTCAGTTCTCCTTTTGTTATTTACATAGCTTCTGCAGCAGAAACCAGCCACTGGGTATTACGTTTCACAGTTGCACTTTCCATGTTTTATCCAATAATCAGCCCTATTGTGCTGATCACCACTGACACTCAGAAGCCCA TCTTTTGCTTCTCTCTTATGTTTAAAGAATTCTTCTCAAGAAGGACTCTCCAGTTAAAAAATgttagggaaaaggagaaaaatcagcaTAAATTAGGGTAA